A stretch of the Salmo salar chromosome ssa20, Ssal_v3.1, whole genome shotgun sequence genome encodes the following:
- the LOC106581205 gene encoding uncharacterized protein isoform X1 — MMHGIVAGNRETLLYEVTEEMNRHILQYDIQLLLLRSQNGGFQLDMEEDMEIDRNVTGILGEDIFLRCQYLGQNDITDASWKRPDSRMKRLMKKLTGYKNNKVFSKDPDFSAPASPTNLTVKMRVSTLEAQGEYTCVFATDEEEITNSMFLTVLARPDIYTVVTEDTDNATHYQSVTCSATNGKPMALIRWEINGSPPTNDSSVGMTNTSYTNGTATMTSFLRFPTHLQDQDRVTCVVQHPTLPDLTTYVTVRVETFVAPNVTIETYLVLEDGEEFWVVTCGAAGGRPRADITLVLPNQEVSSMLQKEVVMDAADTWVRSYRFPAELHEGENISCLFDHPKFPHRELRTVTLPAFSLSAVRLQNPGLADSSNESQAVESVVLVEGQSNTTIELEVVGDVPRYSIVCTKEEQSLPEGVAVFGSALTLQGPVELYHAGLYECEASYYSHRASVLLDITVNPHVKQPVTVPPSIRIDVQDRLGDRFIECLAADSVPVANVSWVLPEGVSGPSRSSLTSHNGTFSVSSVLVLPACSAQELNMECVINHTGFVLPERRQITLPVCAPPNITIQSSSEWEEDVAYTLVQCTVDNVGPAATISWSLGNQDSDNSTSQLMEVQEQQVHGQPELHANGSVTVRSVLRFPTSMFSGQNVTCVVDHLGLERPERTGILLRGLESPVMRIFVGRQRGSPLWLAVCEYRGDRLGAHLSWVLPDNATGHISFCSVYEGVRVLTNLTYEFSLALHEGQDLICLIQNHHGLKERRTVHVPKYYISSVRVLNQTTPLYKPYGDEFVIHRMSLKENFHNQRILLKVYGSVPTYSLTCQRNDGTLVQMDGRALLFQSEVTEREAGLYTCQASFYHHQASVLIQVEVTSEDKQLMIVFIVCFSSAAAITILLIVTLCVFCKINGGDRLASKKRESLAPLTSLTQELCSPELRKGKTAVTVPGGGGQEYNQLLSYSIVIDARSTV; from the exons ATGATGCATGGCATCGTCGCGGGCAACAGGGAAACGTTGTTATATGAGGTGACCGAGGAGATGAACAGACACATCCTGCAGTATGACATTCAGCTTCTACTACTAAGAAGTCAAAACGGTGGTTTTCAACTAG ATATGGAGGAGGACATGGAGATTGACCGTAACGTCACTGGGATCCTTGGAGAGGACATCTTCCTCCGCTGTCAGTACCTGGGACAGAATGACATCACAGACGCCTCATGGAAACGCCCAGACTCTAGAATGAAACGATTGATGAAGAAATTAACAGGCTACAAGAACAACAAGGTTTTCAGCAAAGACCCAGACTTCTCCGCCCCAGCCTCTCCCACCAATCTGACTGTGAAGATGAGGGTGTCTACTCTGGAGGCCCAGGGGGAGTACACATGTGTGTTCGCCACCGATGAAGAGGAGATCACTAACAGCATGTTTCTCACTGTCCTGG CTCGACCTGATATCTACACAGTGGTGACAGAGGACACAGACAACGCTACCCACTACCAGTCAGTCACATGCTCAGCTACCAATGGTAAACCTATGGCTCTGATTCGCTGGGAGATCAACGGCAGCCCTCCTACTAACGATTCCTCTGTGGGGATGACGAACACCAGTTATACCAATGGCACTGCCACTATGACCAGCTTCCTTCGCTTCCCCACCCACCTACAGGATCAGGACAGGGTGACCTGTGTGGTCCAGCACCCAACCCTGCCTGACCTCACCACATATGTCACAGTGAGGGTGGAGACCTTCG TGGCTCCCAATGTGACCATTGAGACATACCTGGTTCTAGAGGACGGGGAGGAGTTCTGGGTGGTCACCTGTGGTGCAGCCGGAGGGCGACCCCGAGCTGACATCACCCTGGTGCTGCCCAATCAGGAGGTCAGTTCCATGCTACAGAAGGAGGTTGTCATGGATGCAGCAGACACATGGGTCAGGTCATACCGCTTCCCAGCTGAGCTTCATGAAGGGGAAAACATCTCCTGCCTGTTTGACCACCCCAAGTTCCCACACAGAGAGCTTCGGACCGTCACTTTGCCGGCATTCT CCCTGTCTGCTGTTCGGCTGCAGAACCCAGGGTTGGCAGACAGCAGCAACGAGAGCCAGGCTGTAGAGTCAGTGGTGCTGGTGGAAGGACAGAGCAACACCACCATCGAGCTAGAGGTCGTTGGGGATGTACCACGTTACAGTATCGTATGCACCAA agaagagcagtctctcCCTGAGGGTGTGGCAGTATTTGGCAGTGCTCTAACCTTGCAGGGTCCTGTCGAGCTCTACCATGCAGGGCTGTATGAGTGTGAGGCCTCCTACTACAGCCACAGGGCATCTGTACTGCTGGACATTACCGTTAACCCACATGTCAAGCAGCCTG TGACTGTTCCTCCCAGCATAAGGATTGATGTCCAGGACAGACTGGGTGACAGATTCATTGAGTGCCTGGCTGCAGACTCCGTCCCTGTTGCCAATGTGTCCTGGGTTCTACCTGAGGGTGTGTCTGGGCCCTCCCGGTCCAGTCTCACATCCCATAATGGAACCTTCTCTGTCAGCAGTGTGTTAGTCCTGCCTGCCTGCTCAGCCCAGGAGCTCAATATGGAGTGTGTGATAAATCATACTGGGTTTGTGTTGCCAGAGAGAAGACAGATAACACTCCCTGTGTGTG CTCCTCCTAACATCACCATCCAGTCCAGCTCGGAGTGGGAGGAAGATGTAGCATACACACTGGTGCAGTGCACTGTGGACAATGTTGGACCTGCTGCCACCATCTCCTGGAGTCTTGGCAACCAGGACAGTGACAATAGTACCAGTCAGCTCATGGAGGTGCAGGAGCAG CAGGTTCACGGGCAGCCTGAGCTCCATGCCAATGGCTCTGTGACGGTCCGTAGTGTGTTGAGGTTCCCCACTTCCATGTTCTCTGGTCAGAATGTCACCTGTGTGGTGGATCACCTGGGTCTTGAGAGgccagagagaacagggatactgCTACGTGGACTGG AGTCCCCTGTGATGCGCATTTTTGTTGGGAGGCAGAGGGGATCTCCTCTGTGGCTGGCTGTATGTGAGTACAGAGGGGACAGGCTTGGAGCACACCTCTCTTGGGTTCTACCTGACAATGCCACAGGCCACATCTCCTTCTGCTCTGTGTATGAAGGAGTGAGAGTGCTAACCAACCTCACCTATGAGTTCTCACTGGCCCTCCATGAGGGACAGGACCTGATCTGCCTCATTCAAAATCACCATGGACTAAAGGAGAGGAGGACCGTCCATGTCCCCAAATACT ACATCTCATCTGTCAGAGTACTGAATCAAACCACTCCCCTGTACAAACCTTATGGAGACGAGTTTGTTATACATCGAATGTCCCTAAAGGAGAATTTCCACAACCAGAGGATCCTGCTCAAAGTCTATGGCAGTGTGCCAACTTACAGCCTTACCTGTCAGAG aaaTGACGGCACATTGGTCCAGATGGATGGTCGGGCTCTGTTGTTCCAATCAGAGGTCACGGAGCGGGAGGCGGGCCTCTACACCTGCCAAGCCTCTTTCTACCACCATCAGGCCTCGGTCCTTATTCAAGTGGAGGTGACCAGTGAAGATAAACAGCTCA tGATTGTCTTCATCGTCTGCTTCTCCTCGGCTGCAGCCATCACGATCCTCCTCATCGTCActctgtgtgttttctg CAAAATAAATGGAGGAGACCGCCTAGCATCTAAG AAGCGGGAGTCGCTGGCACCCTTGACCTCTCTGACCCAGGAACTGTGCTCTCCAGAGCTGAGGAAGGGAAAGACAGCAGTGACAGTACCAGGAGGGGGAGGCCAGGAGTACAACCAGCTGCTCAGCTACTCTATTGTCATTGATGCCAGATCCACTGTGTAA
- the LOC106581205 gene encoding uncharacterized protein isoform X3: MGCSGLLILGFVLCVSHCLDMLDMEEDMEIDRNVTGILGEDIFLRCQYLGQNDITDASWKRPDSRMKRLMKKLTGYKNNKVFSKDPDFSAPASPTNLTVKMRVSTLEAQGEYTCVFATDEEEITNSMFLTVLARPDIYTVVTEDTDNATHYQSVTCSATNGKPMALIRWEINGSPPTNDSSVGMTNTSYTNGTATMTSFLRFPTHLQDQDRVTCVVQHPTLPDLTTYVTVRVETFVAPNVTIETYLVLEDGEEFWVVTCGAAGGRPRADITLVLPNQEVSSMLQKEVVMDAADTWVRSYRFPAELHEGENISCLFDHPKFPHRELRTVTLPAFSLSAVRLQNPGLADSSNESQAVESVVLVEGQSNTTIELEVVGDVPRYSIVCTKEEQSLPEGVAVFGSALTLQGPVELYHAGLYECEASYYSHRASVLLDITVNPHVKQPVTVPPSIRIDVQDRLGDRFIECLAADSVPVANVSWVLPEGVSGPSRSSLTSHNGTFSVSSVLVLPACSAQELNMECVINHTGFVLPERRQITLPVCAPPNITIQSSSEWEEDVAYTLVQCTVDNVGPAATISWSLGNQDSDNSTSQLMEVQEQQVHGQPELHANGSVTVRSVLRFPTSMFSGQNVTCVVDHLGLERPERTGILLRGLESPVMRIFVGRQRGSPLWLAVCEYRGDRLGAHLSWVLPDNATGHISFCSVYEGVRVLTNLTYEFSLALHEGQDLICLIQNHHGLKERRTVHVPKYYISSVRVLNQTTPLYKPYGDEFVIHRMSLKENFHNQRILLKVYGSVPTYSLTCQRNDGTLVQMDGRALLFQSEVTEREAGLYTCQASFYHHQASVLIQVEVTSEDKQLMIVFIVCFSSAAAITILLIVTLCVFCKINGGDRLASKKRESLAPLTSLTQELCSPELRKGKTAVTVPGGGGQEYNQLLSYSIVIDARSTV; encoded by the exons ATGGGATGCTCAGGGCTGTTGATTTTGGGCTTTGTGCTATGTGTGTCTCACTGCTTGGacatgctgg ATATGGAGGAGGACATGGAGATTGACCGTAACGTCACTGGGATCCTTGGAGAGGACATCTTCCTCCGCTGTCAGTACCTGGGACAGAATGACATCACAGACGCCTCATGGAAACGCCCAGACTCTAGAATGAAACGATTGATGAAGAAATTAACAGGCTACAAGAACAACAAGGTTTTCAGCAAAGACCCAGACTTCTCCGCCCCAGCCTCTCCCACCAATCTGACTGTGAAGATGAGGGTGTCTACTCTGGAGGCCCAGGGGGAGTACACATGTGTGTTCGCCACCGATGAAGAGGAGATCACTAACAGCATGTTTCTCACTGTCCTGG CTCGACCTGATATCTACACAGTGGTGACAGAGGACACAGACAACGCTACCCACTACCAGTCAGTCACATGCTCAGCTACCAATGGTAAACCTATGGCTCTGATTCGCTGGGAGATCAACGGCAGCCCTCCTACTAACGATTCCTCTGTGGGGATGACGAACACCAGTTATACCAATGGCACTGCCACTATGACCAGCTTCCTTCGCTTCCCCACCCACCTACAGGATCAGGACAGGGTGACCTGTGTGGTCCAGCACCCAACCCTGCCTGACCTCACCACATATGTCACAGTGAGGGTGGAGACCTTCG TGGCTCCCAATGTGACCATTGAGACATACCTGGTTCTAGAGGACGGGGAGGAGTTCTGGGTGGTCACCTGTGGTGCAGCCGGAGGGCGACCCCGAGCTGACATCACCCTGGTGCTGCCCAATCAGGAGGTCAGTTCCATGCTACAGAAGGAGGTTGTCATGGATGCAGCAGACACATGGGTCAGGTCATACCGCTTCCCAGCTGAGCTTCATGAAGGGGAAAACATCTCCTGCCTGTTTGACCACCCCAAGTTCCCACACAGAGAGCTTCGGACCGTCACTTTGCCGGCATTCT CCCTGTCTGCTGTTCGGCTGCAGAACCCAGGGTTGGCAGACAGCAGCAACGAGAGCCAGGCTGTAGAGTCAGTGGTGCTGGTGGAAGGACAGAGCAACACCACCATCGAGCTAGAGGTCGTTGGGGATGTACCACGTTACAGTATCGTATGCACCAA agaagagcagtctctcCCTGAGGGTGTGGCAGTATTTGGCAGTGCTCTAACCTTGCAGGGTCCTGTCGAGCTCTACCATGCAGGGCTGTATGAGTGTGAGGCCTCCTACTACAGCCACAGGGCATCTGTACTGCTGGACATTACCGTTAACCCACATGTCAAGCAGCCTG TGACTGTTCCTCCCAGCATAAGGATTGATGTCCAGGACAGACTGGGTGACAGATTCATTGAGTGCCTGGCTGCAGACTCCGTCCCTGTTGCCAATGTGTCCTGGGTTCTACCTGAGGGTGTGTCTGGGCCCTCCCGGTCCAGTCTCACATCCCATAATGGAACCTTCTCTGTCAGCAGTGTGTTAGTCCTGCCTGCCTGCTCAGCCCAGGAGCTCAATATGGAGTGTGTGATAAATCATACTGGGTTTGTGTTGCCAGAGAGAAGACAGATAACACTCCCTGTGTGTG CTCCTCCTAACATCACCATCCAGTCCAGCTCGGAGTGGGAGGAAGATGTAGCATACACACTGGTGCAGTGCACTGTGGACAATGTTGGACCTGCTGCCACCATCTCCTGGAGTCTTGGCAACCAGGACAGTGACAATAGTACCAGTCAGCTCATGGAGGTGCAGGAGCAG CAGGTTCACGGGCAGCCTGAGCTCCATGCCAATGGCTCTGTGACGGTCCGTAGTGTGTTGAGGTTCCCCACTTCCATGTTCTCTGGTCAGAATGTCACCTGTGTGGTGGATCACCTGGGTCTTGAGAGgccagagagaacagggatactgCTACGTGGACTGG AGTCCCCTGTGATGCGCATTTTTGTTGGGAGGCAGAGGGGATCTCCTCTGTGGCTGGCTGTATGTGAGTACAGAGGGGACAGGCTTGGAGCACACCTCTCTTGGGTTCTACCTGACAATGCCACAGGCCACATCTCCTTCTGCTCTGTGTATGAAGGAGTGAGAGTGCTAACCAACCTCACCTATGAGTTCTCACTGGCCCTCCATGAGGGACAGGACCTGATCTGCCTCATTCAAAATCACCATGGACTAAAGGAGAGGAGGACCGTCCATGTCCCCAAATACT ACATCTCATCTGTCAGAGTACTGAATCAAACCACTCCCCTGTACAAACCTTATGGAGACGAGTTTGTTATACATCGAATGTCCCTAAAGGAGAATTTCCACAACCAGAGGATCCTGCTCAAAGTCTATGGCAGTGTGCCAACTTACAGCCTTACCTGTCAGAG aaaTGACGGCACATTGGTCCAGATGGATGGTCGGGCTCTGTTGTTCCAATCAGAGGTCACGGAGCGGGAGGCGGGCCTCTACACCTGCCAAGCCTCTTTCTACCACCATCAGGCCTCGGTCCTTATTCAAGTGGAGGTGACCAGTGAAGATAAACAGCTCA tGATTGTCTTCATCGTCTGCTTCTCCTCGGCTGCAGCCATCACGATCCTCCTCATCGTCActctgtgtgttttctg CAAAATAAATGGAGGAGACCGCCTAGCATCTAAG AAGCGGGAGTCGCTGGCACCCTTGACCTCTCTGACCCAGGAACTGTGCTCTCCAGAGCTGAGGAAGGGAAAGACAGCAGTGACAGTACCAGGAGGGGGAGGCCAGGAGTACAACCAGCTGCTCAGCTACTCTATTGTCATTGATGCCAGATCCACTGTGTAA
- the LOC106581205 gene encoding uncharacterized protein isoform X2, with translation MMHGIVAGNRETLLYEVTEEMNRHILQYDIQLLLLRSQNGGFQLDMEEDMEIDRNVTGILGEDIFLRCQYLGQNDITDASWKRPDSRMKRLMKKLTGYKNNKVFSKDPDFSAPASPTNLTVKMRVSTLEAQGEYTCVFATDEEEITNSMFLTVLARPDIYTVVTEDTDNATHYQSVTCSATNGKPMALIRWEINGSPPTNDSSVGMTNTSYTNGTATMTSFLRFPTHLQDQDRVTCVVQHPTLPDLTTYVTVRVETFVAPNVTIETYLVLEDGEEFWVVTCGAAGGRPRADITLVLPNQEVSSMLQKEVVMDAADTWVRSYRFPAELHEGENISCLFDHPKFPHRELRTVTLPAFSLSAVRLQNPGLADSSNESQAVESVVLVEGQSNTTIELEVVGDVPRYSIVCTKEEQSLPEGVAVFGSALTLQGPVELYHAGLYECEASYYSHRASVLLDITVNPHVKQPVTVPPSIRIDVQDRLGDRFIECLAADSVPVANVSWVLPEGVSGPSRSSLTSHNGTFSVSSVLVLPACSAQELNMECVINHTGFVLPERRQITLPVCAPPNITIQSSSEWEEDVAYTLVQCTVDNVGPAATISWSLGNQDSDNSTSQLMEVQEQVHGQPELHANGSVTVRSVLRFPTSMFSGQNVTCVVDHLGLERPERTGILLRGLESPVMRIFVGRQRGSPLWLAVCEYRGDRLGAHLSWVLPDNATGHISFCSVYEGVRVLTNLTYEFSLALHEGQDLICLIQNHHGLKERRTVHVPKYYISSVRVLNQTTPLYKPYGDEFVIHRMSLKENFHNQRILLKVYGSVPTYSLTCQRNDGTLVQMDGRALLFQSEVTEREAGLYTCQASFYHHQASVLIQVEVTSEDKQLMIVFIVCFSSAAAITILLIVTLCVFCKINGGDRLASKKRESLAPLTSLTQELCSPELRKGKTAVTVPGGGGQEYNQLLSYSIVIDARSTV, from the exons ATGATGCATGGCATCGTCGCGGGCAACAGGGAAACGTTGTTATATGAGGTGACCGAGGAGATGAACAGACACATCCTGCAGTATGACATTCAGCTTCTACTACTAAGAAGTCAAAACGGTGGTTTTCAACTAG ATATGGAGGAGGACATGGAGATTGACCGTAACGTCACTGGGATCCTTGGAGAGGACATCTTCCTCCGCTGTCAGTACCTGGGACAGAATGACATCACAGACGCCTCATGGAAACGCCCAGACTCTAGAATGAAACGATTGATGAAGAAATTAACAGGCTACAAGAACAACAAGGTTTTCAGCAAAGACCCAGACTTCTCCGCCCCAGCCTCTCCCACCAATCTGACTGTGAAGATGAGGGTGTCTACTCTGGAGGCCCAGGGGGAGTACACATGTGTGTTCGCCACCGATGAAGAGGAGATCACTAACAGCATGTTTCTCACTGTCCTGG CTCGACCTGATATCTACACAGTGGTGACAGAGGACACAGACAACGCTACCCACTACCAGTCAGTCACATGCTCAGCTACCAATGGTAAACCTATGGCTCTGATTCGCTGGGAGATCAACGGCAGCCCTCCTACTAACGATTCCTCTGTGGGGATGACGAACACCAGTTATACCAATGGCACTGCCACTATGACCAGCTTCCTTCGCTTCCCCACCCACCTACAGGATCAGGACAGGGTGACCTGTGTGGTCCAGCACCCAACCCTGCCTGACCTCACCACATATGTCACAGTGAGGGTGGAGACCTTCG TGGCTCCCAATGTGACCATTGAGACATACCTGGTTCTAGAGGACGGGGAGGAGTTCTGGGTGGTCACCTGTGGTGCAGCCGGAGGGCGACCCCGAGCTGACATCACCCTGGTGCTGCCCAATCAGGAGGTCAGTTCCATGCTACAGAAGGAGGTTGTCATGGATGCAGCAGACACATGGGTCAGGTCATACCGCTTCCCAGCTGAGCTTCATGAAGGGGAAAACATCTCCTGCCTGTTTGACCACCCCAAGTTCCCACACAGAGAGCTTCGGACCGTCACTTTGCCGGCATTCT CCCTGTCTGCTGTTCGGCTGCAGAACCCAGGGTTGGCAGACAGCAGCAACGAGAGCCAGGCTGTAGAGTCAGTGGTGCTGGTGGAAGGACAGAGCAACACCACCATCGAGCTAGAGGTCGTTGGGGATGTACCACGTTACAGTATCGTATGCACCAA agaagagcagtctctcCCTGAGGGTGTGGCAGTATTTGGCAGTGCTCTAACCTTGCAGGGTCCTGTCGAGCTCTACCATGCAGGGCTGTATGAGTGTGAGGCCTCCTACTACAGCCACAGGGCATCTGTACTGCTGGACATTACCGTTAACCCACATGTCAAGCAGCCTG TGACTGTTCCTCCCAGCATAAGGATTGATGTCCAGGACAGACTGGGTGACAGATTCATTGAGTGCCTGGCTGCAGACTCCGTCCCTGTTGCCAATGTGTCCTGGGTTCTACCTGAGGGTGTGTCTGGGCCCTCCCGGTCCAGTCTCACATCCCATAATGGAACCTTCTCTGTCAGCAGTGTGTTAGTCCTGCCTGCCTGCTCAGCCCAGGAGCTCAATATGGAGTGTGTGATAAATCATACTGGGTTTGTGTTGCCAGAGAGAAGACAGATAACACTCCCTGTGTGTG CTCCTCCTAACATCACCATCCAGTCCAGCTCGGAGTGGGAGGAAGATGTAGCATACACACTGGTGCAGTGCACTGTGGACAATGTTGGACCTGCTGCCACCATCTCCTGGAGTCTTGGCAACCAGGACAGTGACAATAGTACCAGTCAGCTCATGGAGGTGCAGGAGCAG GTTCACGGGCAGCCTGAGCTCCATGCCAATGGCTCTGTGACGGTCCGTAGTGTGTTGAGGTTCCCCACTTCCATGTTCTCTGGTCAGAATGTCACCTGTGTGGTGGATCACCTGGGTCTTGAGAGgccagagagaacagggatactgCTACGTGGACTGG AGTCCCCTGTGATGCGCATTTTTGTTGGGAGGCAGAGGGGATCTCCTCTGTGGCTGGCTGTATGTGAGTACAGAGGGGACAGGCTTGGAGCACACCTCTCTTGGGTTCTACCTGACAATGCCACAGGCCACATCTCCTTCTGCTCTGTGTATGAAGGAGTGAGAGTGCTAACCAACCTCACCTATGAGTTCTCACTGGCCCTCCATGAGGGACAGGACCTGATCTGCCTCATTCAAAATCACCATGGACTAAAGGAGAGGAGGACCGTCCATGTCCCCAAATACT ACATCTCATCTGTCAGAGTACTGAATCAAACCACTCCCCTGTACAAACCTTATGGAGACGAGTTTGTTATACATCGAATGTCCCTAAAGGAGAATTTCCACAACCAGAGGATCCTGCTCAAAGTCTATGGCAGTGTGCCAACTTACAGCCTTACCTGTCAGAG aaaTGACGGCACATTGGTCCAGATGGATGGTCGGGCTCTGTTGTTCCAATCAGAGGTCACGGAGCGGGAGGCGGGCCTCTACACCTGCCAAGCCTCTTTCTACCACCATCAGGCCTCGGTCCTTATTCAAGTGGAGGTGACCAGTGAAGATAAACAGCTCA tGATTGTCTTCATCGTCTGCTTCTCCTCGGCTGCAGCCATCACGATCCTCCTCATCGTCActctgtgtgttttctg CAAAATAAATGGAGGAGACCGCCTAGCATCTAAG AAGCGGGAGTCGCTGGCACCCTTGACCTCTCTGACCCAGGAACTGTGCTCTCCAGAGCTGAGGAAGGGAAAGACAGCAGTGACAGTACCAGGAGGGGGAGGCCAGGAGTACAACCAGCTGCTCAGCTACTCTATTGTCATTGATGCCAGATCCACTGTGTAA